A genomic region of Macaca mulatta isolate MMU2019108-1 chromosome 5, T2T-MMU8v2.0, whole genome shotgun sequence contains the following coding sequences:
- the TACC3 gene encoding transforming acidic coiled-coil-containing protein 3 isoform X5 yields the protein MSLQVLNDKNVSSEKSTENCDFLFSSPEVTGRSSVLRVSQKENVPPKNVAKAMKVTFQTPLRDPQTHRILSPSMASKLEAPLAQGDTLGLENCHPVWTQKENQQLIKEVDAKTTHGILQKPVEADANLLGDASPAFGSGSASEPGPGALADLDCSSSSQSPGSSENQMVSPEKVSGSPEQALEENISSYSLDRKMTPTFETLEDPSRTESQHKAETPHRAKEECRHGGVSAPTAGATSPPSVIPEEACGGAPLGGLPGEALACPVGMGTPVPADDTQALPCAHTSCPESTAPTSHLVTGRAMTLSLQEEAAVDQMASSSRSGPIKLEFDLSDGATSKRAAPPRRLGERSGLKPPLRRAAARQQKALREVEEDPPMPASRGSYHLDWDKLDDPNFNPFRGDTLSGHREAQPPESPETRLGRPASEQLSAGPATEEPGTCLSQQLHSASAEDTPVVQLTAETPRAESKEGALNSASISLPTSCPGSEPVPTHQQGQPAFELKEESFRDPAEVLGMGAEVDYLEQFGTSSFKESALRKQSLYLKFDPLLRDSPRRPVPVAVETSSMHGANEPPSGSPREAKLVEFDFLGALDIPVPGPPPGVPAPGGPPLSTGPIVDLLQYSQKDLDAAQVKATQEENRELRSRCEELHGKNLELGKIMDRFEEVVYQAMEEVQKQKELAKAEIQKVLKEKDQLTTDLNSMEKSFSDLFKRFEKQKEVIEGYRKNEESLKKCVEDYLAKITQEGQRYQALKAHAEEKLQLANEEIAQVRSKAQAEVLALQASLRKEQMRIQSLEKTVEQKTKENEELTRICDDLISKMEKI from the exons ATGAGTCTGCAGGTCTTAAACGACAAAAATGTCAGCAGtgaaaaaagtacagaaaattgcgacttcctgttttcctcacCAGAAGTTACCGGAAGATCGTCTGTTCTTCGTGTGTCAcagaaagaaaatgtgccacCCAAGAACGTGGCCAAAGCTATGAAG GTGACTTTTCAGACACCTCTGCGGGATCCACAGACGCACAGGATTCTAAGTCCTAGCATGGCCAGCAAACTTGAGGCTCCTTTGGCTCAGGGTGATACCCTTGGACTGGAAAACTGTCACCCGGTGTGGACTCAGAAAGAGAA CCAACAGCTCATCAAGGAAGTGGATGCCAAAACTACTCATGGAATTCTACAGAAACCAGTGGAGGCTGACGCCAACCTCCTGGGGGATGCAAGCCCAGCCTTTGGGAGTGGCAGCGCCAGCGAGCCTGGCCCGGGTGCCCTGGCTGACCTGGACTGCTCAAGTTCTTCCCAGAGCCCAGGAAGTTCTGAGAACCAAATGGTGTCTCCAGAAAAAGTGTCTGGCAGCCCTGAACAAGCCTTGGAGGAAAATATTAGTTCCTATTCCTTAGACAGAAAAATGACACCCACCTTTGAGACCCTAGAAGACCCTTCCAGGACAGAGTCCCAGCACAAAGCAGAGACTCCACACAGAGCCAAGGAAGAATGCCGGCATGGTGGGGTCTCTGCTCCCACAGCAGGGGCCACTTCGCCTCCTAGTGTGATCCCTGAGGAAGCCTGTGGAGGAGCACCCCTGGGGGGTCTGCCTGGTGAGGCCCTGGCCTGCCCTGTGGGTATGGGCACCCCCGTGCCAGCAGATGACACTCAGGCCCTTCCCTGTGCACACACTTCTTGTCCTGAGAGCACAGCCCCGACCAGCCACCTGGTGACTGGCAGGGCCATGACCCTGAGTCTTCAGGAAGAAGCAGCTGTGGACCAAATGGCCAGCTCCTCGAGGAGCGGACCCATAAAACTAGAATTTGATTTATCTGATGGTGCCACCAGCAAAAGGGCAGCCCCACCAAGGAGACTGGGAGAGAGATCTGGCCTCAAGCCTCCCTTGAGGAGAGCAGCAGCGAGGCAGCAAAAGGCCCTGCGGGAGGTGGAGGAGGACCCCCCCATGCCGGCTTCTCGGGGCTCTTACCACCTCGACTGGGACAAACTGGATGACCCAAACTTCAACCCATTCAGAGGTGACACCCTGTCTGGTCACAGAGAGGCCCAGCCCCCAGAAAGCCCTGAGACCAGGCTGGGCCGGCCAGCGTCTGAACAGCTGAGTGCTGGGCCTGCCACGGAGGAGCCAGGCACGTGTCTGAGCCA GCAGCTGCATTCAGCCTCAGCGGAGGACACACCTGTGGTGCAGCTGACAGCTGAGACCCCAAGAGCAGAGAGCAAG GAGGGAGCCTTGAACTCTGCCAGCATCTCGCTTCCCACAAGCTGTCCGGGCAGTGAGCCAGTGCCCACCCATCAGCAGGGGCAGCCTGCCTTCGAGCTGAAAGAGGAGAGCTTCAGAGACCCCGCTGAGG TTCTAGGCATGGGCGCAGAGGTGGATTACCTGGAGCAGTTTGGAACTTCCTCG TTTAAGGAGTCGGCCTTGAGGAAGCAGTCCTTGTACCTCAAGTTCGACCCCCTGCTGAGGGACAGTCCTCGTAGACCAGTGCCCGTGGCCGTGGAGACCAGCAG CATGCATGGTGCAAATGAGCCTCCCTCAGGAAGTCCGCGGGAAGCCAAGCTTGTGGAGTTCGATTTCTTGGGAGCACTGGACATTCCT GTGCCAGGCCCACCTCCAGGTGTCCCCGCACCTGGGGGCCCACCCCTGTCCACCGGGCCTATAGTGGACCTGCTCCAGTACAGCCAGAAGGACCTGGATGCAGCG CAGGTAAAGGCTACACAGGAGGAGAACCGGGAGCTGAGGAGCAGGTGTGAGGAGCTCCACGGGAAGAACCTAGAGCTGGG GAAAATCATGGACAGGTTCGAAGAGGTCGTGTACCAGGCCATGG agGAAGTTCAGAAACAGAAGGAACTTGCCAAAGCTGAAATCCAGAaagttctaaaagaaaaagaccaaCTTACTACAGACCTGAATTCCATGGAGAAGTCCTTCTCCGACCTCTTCAAGCGTTTTGAGAAACAGAAGGAGGTGATCGAGGGCTACCGCAAG AACGAAGAGTCACTGAAGAAGTGTGTGGAGGATTACCTGGCGAAGATCACCCAGGAAGGCCAGAGGTACCAAGCCCTGAAGGCGCATGCGGAGGAGAAGCTGCAGCT GGCAAACGAGGAGATCGCCCAAgtccggagcaaggcccaggcgGAAGTGTTGGCCCTCCAGGCCAGCTTGAGGAAGGAGCAGATGCGGATCCAGTCGCTGGAGAAGACAGTGGAGCAGAAG ACTAAAGAGAATGAGGAGCTGACCAGGATCTGCGACGACCTCATCTCCAAGATGGAGAAGATCTGA
- the TACC3 gene encoding transforming acidic coiled-coil-containing protein 3 isoform X7, protein MSLQVLNDKNVSSEKSTENCDFLFSSPEVTGRSSVLRVSQKENVPPKNVAKAMKVTFQTPLRDPQTHRILSPSMASKLEAPLAQGDTLGLENCHPVWTQKENQQLIKEVDAKTTHGILQKPVEADANLLGDASPAFGSGSASEPGPGALADLDCSSSSQSPGSSENQMVSPEKVSGSPEQALEENISSYSLDRKMTPTFETLEDPSRTESQHKAETPHRAKEECRHGGVSAPTAGATSPPSVIPEEACGGAPLGGLPGEALACPVGMGTPVPADDTQALPCAHTSCPESTAPTSHLVTGRAMTLSLQEEAAVDQMASSSRSGPIKLEFDLSDGATSKRAAPPRRLGERSGLKPPLRRAAARQQKALREVEEDPPMPASRGSYHLDWDKLDDPNFNPFRGDTLSGHREAQPPESPETRLGRPASEQLSAGPATEEPGTCLSQQLHSASAEDTPVVQLTAETPRAESKGALNSASISLPTSCPGSEPVPTHQQGQPAFELKEESFRDPAEVLGMGAEVDYLEQFGTSSFKESALRKQSLYLKFDPLLRDSPRRPVPVAVETSSMHGANEPPSGSPREAKLVEFDFLGALDIPVPGPPPGVPAPGGPPLSTGPIVDLLQYSQKDLDAAVKATQEENRELRSRCEELHGKNLELGKIMDRFEEVVYQAMEEVQKQKELAKAEIQKVLKEKDQLTTDLNSMEKSFSDLFKRFEKQKEVIEGYRKNEESLKKCVEDYLAKITQEGQRYQALKAHAEEKLQLANEEIAQVRSKAQAEVLALQASLRKEQMRIQSLEKTVEQKTKENEELTRICDDLISKMEKI, encoded by the exons ATGAGTCTGCAGGTCTTAAACGACAAAAATGTCAGCAGtgaaaaaagtacagaaaattgcgacttcctgttttcctcacCAGAAGTTACCGGAAGATCGTCTGTTCTTCGTGTGTCAcagaaagaaaatgtgccacCCAAGAACGTGGCCAAAGCTATGAAG GTGACTTTTCAGACACCTCTGCGGGATCCACAGACGCACAGGATTCTAAGTCCTAGCATGGCCAGCAAACTTGAGGCTCCTTTGGCTCAGGGTGATACCCTTGGACTGGAAAACTGTCACCCGGTGTGGACTCAGAAAGAGAA CCAACAGCTCATCAAGGAAGTGGATGCCAAAACTACTCATGGAATTCTACAGAAACCAGTGGAGGCTGACGCCAACCTCCTGGGGGATGCAAGCCCAGCCTTTGGGAGTGGCAGCGCCAGCGAGCCTGGCCCGGGTGCCCTGGCTGACCTGGACTGCTCAAGTTCTTCCCAGAGCCCAGGAAGTTCTGAGAACCAAATGGTGTCTCCAGAAAAAGTGTCTGGCAGCCCTGAACAAGCCTTGGAGGAAAATATTAGTTCCTATTCCTTAGACAGAAAAATGACACCCACCTTTGAGACCCTAGAAGACCCTTCCAGGACAGAGTCCCAGCACAAAGCAGAGACTCCACACAGAGCCAAGGAAGAATGCCGGCATGGTGGGGTCTCTGCTCCCACAGCAGGGGCCACTTCGCCTCCTAGTGTGATCCCTGAGGAAGCCTGTGGAGGAGCACCCCTGGGGGGTCTGCCTGGTGAGGCCCTGGCCTGCCCTGTGGGTATGGGCACCCCCGTGCCAGCAGATGACACTCAGGCCCTTCCCTGTGCACACACTTCTTGTCCTGAGAGCACAGCCCCGACCAGCCACCTGGTGACTGGCAGGGCCATGACCCTGAGTCTTCAGGAAGAAGCAGCTGTGGACCAAATGGCCAGCTCCTCGAGGAGCGGACCCATAAAACTAGAATTTGATTTATCTGATGGTGCCACCAGCAAAAGGGCAGCCCCACCAAGGAGACTGGGAGAGAGATCTGGCCTCAAGCCTCCCTTGAGGAGAGCAGCAGCGAGGCAGCAAAAGGCCCTGCGGGAGGTGGAGGAGGACCCCCCCATGCCGGCTTCTCGGGGCTCTTACCACCTCGACTGGGACAAACTGGATGACCCAAACTTCAACCCATTCAGAGGTGACACCCTGTCTGGTCACAGAGAGGCCCAGCCCCCAGAAAGCCCTGAGACCAGGCTGGGCCGGCCAGCGTCTGAACAGCTGAGTGCTGGGCCTGCCACGGAGGAGCCAGGCACGTGTCTGAGCCA GCAGCTGCATTCAGCCTCAGCGGAGGACACACCTGTGGTGCAGCTGACAGCTGAGACCCCAAGAGCAGAGAGCAAG GGAGCCTTGAACTCTGCCAGCATCTCGCTTCCCACAAGCTGTCCGGGCAGTGAGCCAGTGCCCACCCATCAGCAGGGGCAGCCTGCCTTCGAGCTGAAAGAGGAGAGCTTCAGAGACCCCGCTGAGG TTCTAGGCATGGGCGCAGAGGTGGATTACCTGGAGCAGTTTGGAACTTCCTCG TTTAAGGAGTCGGCCTTGAGGAAGCAGTCCTTGTACCTCAAGTTCGACCCCCTGCTGAGGGACAGTCCTCGTAGACCAGTGCCCGTGGCCGTGGAGACCAGCAG CATGCATGGTGCAAATGAGCCTCCCTCAGGAAGTCCGCGGGAAGCCAAGCTTGTGGAGTTCGATTTCTTGGGAGCACTGGACATTCCT GTGCCAGGCCCACCTCCAGGTGTCCCCGCACCTGGGGGCCCACCCCTGTCCACCGGGCCTATAGTGGACCTGCTCCAGTACAGCCAGAAGGACCTGGATGCAGCG GTAAAGGCTACACAGGAGGAGAACCGGGAGCTGAGGAGCAGGTGTGAGGAGCTCCACGGGAAGAACCTAGAGCTGGG GAAAATCATGGACAGGTTCGAAGAGGTCGTGTACCAGGCCATGG agGAAGTTCAGAAACAGAAGGAACTTGCCAAAGCTGAAATCCAGAaagttctaaaagaaaaagaccaaCTTACTACAGACCTGAATTCCATGGAGAAGTCCTTCTCCGACCTCTTCAAGCGTTTTGAGAAACAGAAGGAGGTGATCGAGGGCTACCGCAAG AACGAAGAGTCACTGAAGAAGTGTGTGGAGGATTACCTGGCGAAGATCACCCAGGAAGGCCAGAGGTACCAAGCCCTGAAGGCGCATGCGGAGGAGAAGCTGCAGCT GGCAAACGAGGAGATCGCCCAAgtccggagcaaggcccaggcgGAAGTGTTGGCCCTCCAGGCCAGCTTGAGGAAGGAGCAGATGCGGATCCAGTCGCTGGAGAAGACAGTGGAGCAGAAG ACTAAAGAGAATGAGGAGCTGACCAGGATCTGCGACGACCTCATCTCCAAGATGGAGAAGATCTGA
- the TACC3 gene encoding transforming acidic coiled-coil-containing protein 3 isoform X10, producing MSLQVLNDKNVSSEKSTENCDFLFSSPEVTGRSSVLRVSQKENVPPKNVAKAMKVTFQTPLRDPQTHRILSPSMASKLEAPLAQGDTLGLENCHPVWTQKENQQLIKEVDAKTTHGILQKPVEADANLLGDASPAFGSGSASEPGPGALADLDCSSSSQSPGSSENQMVSPEKVSGSPEQALEENISSYSLDRKMTPTFETLEDPSRTESQHKAETPHRAKEECRHGGVSAPTAGATSPPSVIPEEACGGAPLGGLPGEALACPVGMGTPVPADDTQALPCAHTSCPESTAPTSHLVTGRAMTLSLQEEAAVDQMASSSRSGPIKLEFDLSDGATSKRAAPPRRLGERSGLKPPLRRAAARQQKALREVEEDPPMPASRGSYHLDWDKLDDPNFNPFRGDTLSGHREAQPPESPETRLGRPASEQLSAGPATEEPGTCLSQQLHSASAEDTPVVQLTAETPRAESKGALNSASISLPTSCPGSEPVPTHQQGQPAFELKEESFRDPAEVLGMGAEVDYLEQFGTSSFKESALRKQSLYLKFDPLLRDSPRRPVPVAVETSSMHGANEPPSGSPREAKLVEFDFLGALDIPVPGPPPGVPAPGGPPLSTGPIVDLLQYSQKDLDAAVKATQEENRELRSRCEELHGKNLELGKIMDRFEEVVYQAMVQKQKELAKAEIQKVLKEKDQLTTDLNSMEKSFSDLFKRFEKQKEVIEGYRKNEESLKKCVEDYLAKITQEGQRYQALKAHAEEKLQLANEEIAQVRSKAQAEVLALQASLRKEQMRIQSLEKTVEQKTKENEELTRICDDLISKMEKI from the exons ATGAGTCTGCAGGTCTTAAACGACAAAAATGTCAGCAGtgaaaaaagtacagaaaattgcgacttcctgttttcctcacCAGAAGTTACCGGAAGATCGTCTGTTCTTCGTGTGTCAcagaaagaaaatgtgccacCCAAGAACGTGGCCAAAGCTATGAAG GTGACTTTTCAGACACCTCTGCGGGATCCACAGACGCACAGGATTCTAAGTCCTAGCATGGCCAGCAAACTTGAGGCTCCTTTGGCTCAGGGTGATACCCTTGGACTGGAAAACTGTCACCCGGTGTGGACTCAGAAAGAGAA CCAACAGCTCATCAAGGAAGTGGATGCCAAAACTACTCATGGAATTCTACAGAAACCAGTGGAGGCTGACGCCAACCTCCTGGGGGATGCAAGCCCAGCCTTTGGGAGTGGCAGCGCCAGCGAGCCTGGCCCGGGTGCCCTGGCTGACCTGGACTGCTCAAGTTCTTCCCAGAGCCCAGGAAGTTCTGAGAACCAAATGGTGTCTCCAGAAAAAGTGTCTGGCAGCCCTGAACAAGCCTTGGAGGAAAATATTAGTTCCTATTCCTTAGACAGAAAAATGACACCCACCTTTGAGACCCTAGAAGACCCTTCCAGGACAGAGTCCCAGCACAAAGCAGAGACTCCACACAGAGCCAAGGAAGAATGCCGGCATGGTGGGGTCTCTGCTCCCACAGCAGGGGCCACTTCGCCTCCTAGTGTGATCCCTGAGGAAGCCTGTGGAGGAGCACCCCTGGGGGGTCTGCCTGGTGAGGCCCTGGCCTGCCCTGTGGGTATGGGCACCCCCGTGCCAGCAGATGACACTCAGGCCCTTCCCTGTGCACACACTTCTTGTCCTGAGAGCACAGCCCCGACCAGCCACCTGGTGACTGGCAGGGCCATGACCCTGAGTCTTCAGGAAGAAGCAGCTGTGGACCAAATGGCCAGCTCCTCGAGGAGCGGACCCATAAAACTAGAATTTGATTTATCTGATGGTGCCACCAGCAAAAGGGCAGCCCCACCAAGGAGACTGGGAGAGAGATCTGGCCTCAAGCCTCCCTTGAGGAGAGCAGCAGCGAGGCAGCAAAAGGCCCTGCGGGAGGTGGAGGAGGACCCCCCCATGCCGGCTTCTCGGGGCTCTTACCACCTCGACTGGGACAAACTGGATGACCCAAACTTCAACCCATTCAGAGGTGACACCCTGTCTGGTCACAGAGAGGCCCAGCCCCCAGAAAGCCCTGAGACCAGGCTGGGCCGGCCAGCGTCTGAACAGCTGAGTGCTGGGCCTGCCACGGAGGAGCCAGGCACGTGTCTGAGCCA GCAGCTGCATTCAGCCTCAGCGGAGGACACACCTGTGGTGCAGCTGACAGCTGAGACCCCAAGAGCAGAGAGCAAG GGAGCCTTGAACTCTGCCAGCATCTCGCTTCCCACAAGCTGTCCGGGCAGTGAGCCAGTGCCCACCCATCAGCAGGGGCAGCCTGCCTTCGAGCTGAAAGAGGAGAGCTTCAGAGACCCCGCTGAGG TTCTAGGCATGGGCGCAGAGGTGGATTACCTGGAGCAGTTTGGAACTTCCTCG TTTAAGGAGTCGGCCTTGAGGAAGCAGTCCTTGTACCTCAAGTTCGACCCCCTGCTGAGGGACAGTCCTCGTAGACCAGTGCCCGTGGCCGTGGAGACCAGCAG CATGCATGGTGCAAATGAGCCTCCCTCAGGAAGTCCGCGGGAAGCCAAGCTTGTGGAGTTCGATTTCTTGGGAGCACTGGACATTCCT GTGCCAGGCCCACCTCCAGGTGTCCCCGCACCTGGGGGCCCACCCCTGTCCACCGGGCCTATAGTGGACCTGCTCCAGTACAGCCAGAAGGACCTGGATGCAGCG GTAAAGGCTACACAGGAGGAGAACCGGGAGCTGAGGAGCAGGTGTGAGGAGCTCCACGGGAAGAACCTAGAGCTGGG GAAAATCATGGACAGGTTCGAAGAGGTCGTGTACCAGGCCATGG TTCAGAAACAGAAGGAACTTGCCAAAGCTGAAATCCAGAaagttctaaaagaaaaagaccaaCTTACTACAGACCTGAATTCCATGGAGAAGTCCTTCTCCGACCTCTTCAAGCGTTTTGAGAAACAGAAGGAGGTGATCGAGGGCTACCGCAAG AACGAAGAGTCACTGAAGAAGTGTGTGGAGGATTACCTGGCGAAGATCACCCAGGAAGGCCAGAGGTACCAAGCCCTGAAGGCGCATGCGGAGGAGAAGCTGCAGCT GGCAAACGAGGAGATCGCCCAAgtccggagcaaggcccaggcgGAAGTGTTGGCCCTCCAGGCCAGCTTGAGGAAGGAGCAGATGCGGATCCAGTCGCTGGAGAAGACAGTGGAGCAGAAG ACTAAAGAGAATGAGGAGCTGACCAGGATCTGCGACGACCTCATCTCCAAGATGGAGAAGATCTGA
- the TACC3 gene encoding transforming acidic coiled-coil-containing protein 3 isoform X11: MSLQVLNDKNVSSEKSTENCDFLFSSPEVTGRSSVLRVSQKENVPPKNVAKAMKVTFQTPLRDPQTHRILSPSMASKLEAPLAQGDTLGLENCHPVWTQKENQQLIKEVDAKTTHGILQKPVEADANLLGDASPAFGSGSASEPGPGALADLDCSSSSQSPGSSENQMVSPEKVSGSPEQALEENISSYSLDRKMTPTFETLEDPSRTESQHKAETPHRAKEECRHGGVSAPTAGATSPPSVIPEEACGGAPLGGLPGEALACPVGMGTPVPADDTQALPCAHTSCPESTAPTSHLVTGRAMTLSLQEEAAVDQMASSSRSGPIKLEFDLSDGATSKRAAPPRRLGERSGLKPPLRRAAARQQKALREVEEDPPMPASRGSYHLDWDKLDDPNFNPFRGDTLSGHREAQPPESPETRLGRPASEQLSAGPATEEPGTCLSQQLHSASAEDTPVVQLTAETPRAESKEGALNSASISLPTSCPGSEPVPTHQQGQPAFELKEESFRDPAEGMGAEVDYLEQFGTSSFKESALRKQSLYLKFDPLLRDSPRRPVPVAVETSSMHGANEPPSGSPREAKLVEFDFLGALDIPVPGPPPGVPAPGGPPLSTGPIVDLLQYSQKDLDAAVKATQEENRELRSRCEELHGKNLELGKIMDRFEEVVYQAMVQKQKELAKAEIQKVLKEKDQLTTDLNSMEKSFSDLFKRFEKQKEVIEGYRKNEESLKKCVEDYLAKITQEGQRYQALKAHAEEKLQLANEEIAQVRSKAQAEVLALQASLRKEQMRIQSLEKTVEQKTKENEELTRICDDLISKMEKI, from the exons ATGAGTCTGCAGGTCTTAAACGACAAAAATGTCAGCAGtgaaaaaagtacagaaaattgcgacttcctgttttcctcacCAGAAGTTACCGGAAGATCGTCTGTTCTTCGTGTGTCAcagaaagaaaatgtgccacCCAAGAACGTGGCCAAAGCTATGAAG GTGACTTTTCAGACACCTCTGCGGGATCCACAGACGCACAGGATTCTAAGTCCTAGCATGGCCAGCAAACTTGAGGCTCCTTTGGCTCAGGGTGATACCCTTGGACTGGAAAACTGTCACCCGGTGTGGACTCAGAAAGAGAA CCAACAGCTCATCAAGGAAGTGGATGCCAAAACTACTCATGGAATTCTACAGAAACCAGTGGAGGCTGACGCCAACCTCCTGGGGGATGCAAGCCCAGCCTTTGGGAGTGGCAGCGCCAGCGAGCCTGGCCCGGGTGCCCTGGCTGACCTGGACTGCTCAAGTTCTTCCCAGAGCCCAGGAAGTTCTGAGAACCAAATGGTGTCTCCAGAAAAAGTGTCTGGCAGCCCTGAACAAGCCTTGGAGGAAAATATTAGTTCCTATTCCTTAGACAGAAAAATGACACCCACCTTTGAGACCCTAGAAGACCCTTCCAGGACAGAGTCCCAGCACAAAGCAGAGACTCCACACAGAGCCAAGGAAGAATGCCGGCATGGTGGGGTCTCTGCTCCCACAGCAGGGGCCACTTCGCCTCCTAGTGTGATCCCTGAGGAAGCCTGTGGAGGAGCACCCCTGGGGGGTCTGCCTGGTGAGGCCCTGGCCTGCCCTGTGGGTATGGGCACCCCCGTGCCAGCAGATGACACTCAGGCCCTTCCCTGTGCACACACTTCTTGTCCTGAGAGCACAGCCCCGACCAGCCACCTGGTGACTGGCAGGGCCATGACCCTGAGTCTTCAGGAAGAAGCAGCTGTGGACCAAATGGCCAGCTCCTCGAGGAGCGGACCCATAAAACTAGAATTTGATTTATCTGATGGTGCCACCAGCAAAAGGGCAGCCCCACCAAGGAGACTGGGAGAGAGATCTGGCCTCAAGCCTCCCTTGAGGAGAGCAGCAGCGAGGCAGCAAAAGGCCCTGCGGGAGGTGGAGGAGGACCCCCCCATGCCGGCTTCTCGGGGCTCTTACCACCTCGACTGGGACAAACTGGATGACCCAAACTTCAACCCATTCAGAGGTGACACCCTGTCTGGTCACAGAGAGGCCCAGCCCCCAGAAAGCCCTGAGACCAGGCTGGGCCGGCCAGCGTCTGAACAGCTGAGTGCTGGGCCTGCCACGGAGGAGCCAGGCACGTGTCTGAGCCA GCAGCTGCATTCAGCCTCAGCGGAGGACACACCTGTGGTGCAGCTGACAGCTGAGACCCCAAGAGCAGAGAGCAAG GAGGGAGCCTTGAACTCTGCCAGCATCTCGCTTCCCACAAGCTGTCCGGGCAGTGAGCCAGTGCCCACCCATCAGCAGGGGCAGCCTGCCTTCGAGCTGAAAGAGGAGAGCTTCAGAGACCCCGCTGAGG GCATGGGCGCAGAGGTGGATTACCTGGAGCAGTTTGGAACTTCCTCG TTTAAGGAGTCGGCCTTGAGGAAGCAGTCCTTGTACCTCAAGTTCGACCCCCTGCTGAGGGACAGTCCTCGTAGACCAGTGCCCGTGGCCGTGGAGACCAGCAG CATGCATGGTGCAAATGAGCCTCCCTCAGGAAGTCCGCGGGAAGCCAAGCTTGTGGAGTTCGATTTCTTGGGAGCACTGGACATTCCT GTGCCAGGCCCACCTCCAGGTGTCCCCGCACCTGGGGGCCCACCCCTGTCCACCGGGCCTATAGTGGACCTGCTCCAGTACAGCCAGAAGGACCTGGATGCAGCG GTAAAGGCTACACAGGAGGAGAACCGGGAGCTGAGGAGCAGGTGTGAGGAGCTCCACGGGAAGAACCTAGAGCTGGG GAAAATCATGGACAGGTTCGAAGAGGTCGTGTACCAGGCCATGG TTCAGAAACAGAAGGAACTTGCCAAAGCTGAAATCCAGAaagttctaaaagaaaaagaccaaCTTACTACAGACCTGAATTCCATGGAGAAGTCCTTCTCCGACCTCTTCAAGCGTTTTGAGAAACAGAAGGAGGTGATCGAGGGCTACCGCAAG AACGAAGAGTCACTGAAGAAGTGTGTGGAGGATTACCTGGCGAAGATCACCCAGGAAGGCCAGAGGTACCAAGCCCTGAAGGCGCATGCGGAGGAGAAGCTGCAGCT GGCAAACGAGGAGATCGCCCAAgtccggagcaaggcccaggcgGAAGTGTTGGCCCTCCAGGCCAGCTTGAGGAAGGAGCAGATGCGGATCCAGTCGCTGGAGAAGACAGTGGAGCAGAAG ACTAAAGAGAATGAGGAGCTGACCAGGATCTGCGACGACCTCATCTCCAAGATGGAGAAGATCTGA